In the genome of Polaribacter atrinae, one region contains:
- a CDS encoding tyrosine-type recombinase/integrase, whose amino-acid sequence MLSFYFAGIRFSDVIMLKWKDFIDNRLNYRMGKNNKLVSLKIPQKVFKILNSLDKNDKSVFLFNELEGVNLKDKKRLKTRIKTVNRNFNRRLEIVASKAGIDKKLTMHIARHSFGNISGNKIPIQMLQKLYRHSSVTTTVLYQSNFIQEDTDDALDKVVEF is encoded by the coding sequence TTGCTAAGTTTTTATTTTGCAGGTATAAGATTTAGTGATGTTATTATGTTGAAATGGAAAGATTTTATTGATAATAGGCTAAATTATAGAATGGGTAAAAATAATAAGTTGGTATCATTAAAAATACCACAGAAGGTTTTTAAAATATTGAATAGTTTGGATAAAAATGACAAATCAGTTTTTCTTTTTAATGAGTTAGAAGGAGTGAACTTAAAAGATAAGAAAAGGCTTAAAACTCGGATAAAAACAGTCAATAGAAACTTTAATAGGAGATTAGAAATTGTAGCAAGTAAAGCAGGAATTGATAAAAAACTAACCATGCACATTGCGCGTCATAGTTTTGGTAATATTTCAGGGAATAAAATTCCAATTCAAATGCTACAGAAATTATATAGACATTCATCGGTTACAACAACAGTGTTGTATCAATCAAATTTTATACAAGAAGATACGGATGATGCTTTGGATAAAGTTGTAGAGTTTTAA
- a CDS encoding phage integrase SAM-like domain-containing protein, translated as MEINQLILDRLSKANKSLISAEFKDEYLSSHDIKSKIVSTETNDFFSVSKLHLEKIKNREQFHQFDIEKKRLEVFKLFLDKDKFFFNELDVDILKKFENFLITKRGLALRTVANYMITIRTVCNLALLKSIVKERFYPFEAGKYQIKFPETKKIGLNIKEIKILKDIEGLTEAQERALKLGC; from the coding sequence CTGGAAATCAATCAATTGATTTTAGATAGGCTTTCAAAAGCAAACAAAAGTCTGATTTCTGCGGAGTTTAAAGATGAATATTTGTCCTCTCATGATATTAAGAGCAAAATAGTTTCAACAGAGACAAACGATTTCTTTTCTGTTTCAAAACTACATCTAGAGAAGATTAAAAATAGAGAACAATTTCATCAATTTGACATTGAAAAAAAACGACTAGAAGTTTTTAAGTTATTTTTAGATAAAGACAAGTTTTTTTTCAATGAGCTTGATGTTGATATTTTAAAAAAGTTTGAAAATTTTCTAATAACTAAAAGAGGATTGGCATTGAGAACTGTAGCAAATTATATGATTACGATTCGTACTGTGTGTAATTTAGCTTTATTAAAATCTATAGTTAAAGAAAGGTTCTATCCTTTTGAAGCCGGTAAATATCAAATCAAGTTTCCTGAGACAAAAAAAATCGGTTTAAATATTAAGGAGATTAAGATACTCAAGGATATAGAAGGTCTTACAGAGGCTCAAGAACGTGCTTTGAAGCTTGGTTGCTAA
- a CDS encoding tyrosine-type recombinase/integrase, protein MFQTLEDNEIIENNFVKKINVLKSVPERNKTYTTTEQKDIFKYLEKQDAVLYLFVQFISYNFLRPVEVCRLKIGDIDLIDKKIYVRAKNKPVKIKIILCINITTLIIQFFIAFIYNAMHSYFIPFNKNTFSFSVLSLEYLLPILLNFNKTQNSDIIQHNLTRILF, encoded by the coding sequence TTGTTTCAAACACTTGAAGACAATGAAATCATTGAAAATAATTTTGTTAAGAAAATTAATGTTTTAAAATCTGTACCAGAAAGAAACAAAACCTATACTACAACTGAGCAGAAGGACATTTTTAAATATTTAGAAAAACAAGATGCTGTATTGTATCTTTTTGTTCAATTTATATCTTATAATTTTCTTAGACCTGTTGAAGTTTGTCGATTAAAAATTGGTGATATCGATTTAATAGATAAAAAGATTTATGTGAGAGCCAAAAACAAGCCTGTAAAAATTAAAATCATTCTTTGCATAAACATTACAACCTTAATAATTCAGTTTTTTATTGCTTTTATTTACAACGCAATGCACTCTTATTTCATTCCTTTCAACAAAAATACTTTTAGCTTTTCTGTGCTAAGCCTGGAATATCTTTTACCTATTCTTTTGAATTTCAATAAAACCCAAAACAGCGATATAATACAACATAACCTTACACGTATACTATTTTGA